A window from Kovacikia minuta CCNUW1 encodes these proteins:
- a CDS encoding IS110 family RNA-guided transposase, producing the protein MSSSSPVVDAVLGLDIGKTRIHGVLLCGTQALRRKAIANTVAGHQELLAWLSQQRFTQLHACLEATSTYGHAIAKQLHHAGYGVTIANPQAVHAYAQSRLSRTKTDAADARLIAEYCRDLKPELWQPPAPEVEVLQNLMRRVQALEQMIGQETNRLETAPPELVSEINTHITFMEDQLKALRDKIRTHIDQFPGLKRQHELLDSIPGIGPHTAALILAEIGSWQHFASARQLAAYAGLTPQEKTSGTSIHGKPRLCKLGNARLRKALFLPALCLLRWSKPIQAWRAQLLQRHKTKRQVVGAVMHKLIRWIYGVLHANKPFDAQVCFPTSST; encoded by the coding sequence ATGTCATCGTCGTCCCCTGTCGTTGATGCTGTATTGGGTTTAGACATTGGCAAAACACGGATTCATGGGGTGTTGCTCTGTGGCACCCAAGCGCTTCGACGCAAAGCGATCGCCAACACAGTTGCTGGGCACCAAGAATTGCTCGCTTGGTTGAGCCAGCAACGCTTTACCCAGTTACATGCCTGTCTCGAAGCCACCAGCACCTATGGGCATGCCATCGCCAAGCAGTTGCATCACGCCGGGTATGGCGTGACGATTGCCAATCCCCAAGCGGTCCATGCTTATGCCCAGAGTCGCTTGAGTCGCACCAAGACCGATGCGGCTGATGCTCGCTTAATTGCCGAATACTGCCGTGACCTGAAGCCTGAGCTTTGGCAACCACCGGCCCCTGAGGTGGAAGTGTTGCAAAATCTGATGCGACGGGTGCAGGCCCTCGAGCAGATGATTGGACAGGAAACCAATCGCCTCGAAACGGCTCCCCCTGAGTTGGTAAGCGAGATTAACACTCACATCACCTTTATGGAAGACCAACTCAAAGCCTTGCGAGACAAGATTCGAACCCATATCGACCAATTCCCCGGTCTCAAACGGCAACACGAATTGCTCGATTCGATTCCTGGTATTGGTCCTCACACCGCGGCCCTGATTCTCGCAGAAATCGGCAGTTGGCAGCACTTTGCTTCGGCTCGGCAGTTGGCGGCTTACGCCGGACTCACGCCCCAGGAAAAAACCTCTGGCACATCGATTCACGGCAAGCCCAGGCTGTGCAAACTTGGTAATGCCCGCTTACGCAAAGCCCTGTTTCTCCCAGCCCTGTGCCTTTTACGCTGGAGCAAGCCGATTCAAGCTTGGCGCGCACAACTCCTCCAGCGCCACAAAACTAAGCGTCAAGTCGTCGGGGCCGTGATGCATAAGCTGATTCGCTGGATTTACGGGGTTCTGCACGCCAATAAACCTTTTGACGCCCAGGTCTGCTTCCCGACCTCATCGACTTGA
- a CDS encoding histidine phosphatase family protein: MQQFMKILFIRHAESTGNREKRMQGHGDFALTAMGRQQAKKLADRLLTEAWIPSHIYSSPLQRAAQTTQILVEHCRAGVPVPTSIAPVNDSPGTPELSSEGFAVEYADELKEFQNGIFQGLTWVEAMARYPQQCHELETSLDWIQIPEAESLWDARTRAFRLYPTPAQSPSEWRSNLGHYP, encoded by the coding sequence ATGCAGCAATTCATGAAGATTCTATTCATCCGGCATGCTGAGTCCACAGGAAATCGGGAAAAGCGGATGCAGGGACATGGTGATTTTGCTCTCACTGCAATGGGCAGGCAACAAGCAAAGAAACTCGCCGATCGGTTACTGACAGAAGCGTGGATTCCTTCTCATATTTATAGTAGCCCGTTGCAGCGAGCAGCCCAAACGACTCAGATTCTGGTGGAACATTGTCGGGCTGGGGTGCCTGTCCCCACTTCGATCGCCCCGGTCAATGACTCTCCTGGTACACCTGAGCTTTCATCAGAAGGGTTTGCAGTAGAGTATGCGGATGAACTGAAGGAGTTTCAGAATGGAATCTTTCAGGGGTTGACCTGGGTCGAGGCAATGGCACGCTATCCGCAACAGTGCCACGAGTTAGAAACCTCACTGGACTGGATTCAAATTCCAGAGGCAGAGTCGCTTTGGGATGCGCGCACCCGCGCCTTTCGACTTTATCCAACGCCTGCTCAGTCACCATCGGAATGGCGATCAAATCTGGGTCATTACCCATAG
- a CDS encoding VOC family protein — MHHASIRTANIHRAIAFYEQLGFVVNERFTTGYTLACWMEGLNGRIELIQIPQPKPAPDAFGDEHYVGYYHLSFDLTAITDDLTRWLSALKERFAQVSQSHPEQIQPLKVLLEPEQQMIGDRVYEVAFIADTDGLPLEFIRVMERV; from the coding sequence ATGCATCACGCTTCGATTCGAACTGCGAATATTCACCGGGCGATCGCGTTCTACGAGCAGCTTGGTTTTGTTGTGAATGAGCGGTTCACTACAGGTTATACCCTGGCTTGCTGGATGGAAGGCTTGAATGGGCGGATTGAGTTGATTCAAATCCCCCAGCCGAAACCAGCACCCGATGCCTTTGGAGATGAACACTATGTCGGCTACTATCACCTATCCTTTGACCTGACTGCAATTACCGATGACTTAACCCGTTGGTTGAGTGCGTTAAAAGAGCGATTTGCCCAGGTTAGCCAGTCCCATCCCGAACAGATCCAGCCCCTCAAAGTCTTACTGGAACCGGAGCAACAAATGATCGGCGATCGCGTCTACGAAGTCGCCTTCATCGCCGACACCGATGGATTGCCGCTGGAATTTATTCGAGTAATGGAGAGGGTTTAG
- a CDS encoding peptidoglycan D,D-transpeptidase FtsI family protein, with amino-acid sequence MGTYPRSLRPHRIRYLSIVGKTLRRNILMSRAEPSSFRLLLVWGILIVGTVGLALNLFRLQIGQGADLKERAKAQQMMTVRPLVPRRQVLDRVGTILAMDRPVFTLFAHPKLFQEPKQAIADKLAPVLNVTPASLVQKFDQGESGIRVQNSISENVSDRITNLRIDGLELIQAQQRYYPQQDVTADVVGYVNDDHKGQAGVELSQQKILERRTQDVVMRQTGDGSLLPDQVPPGFLNIDDYQLRLTIDTRLQRIAQAALRQQIKAFNAKRGVVIVMDARDGSLLTLVSDPSYDPNQYFKYPLDRFKNWAVTDLYEPGSTFKPLNVAIALETKSVQPNSVFNDEGRIFIGGWPIEDFDFSSTGGRGPLPIADILKYSSNVGMVHIVQQMKPSLYYDWLRRLGLGEVTGVDLPSEVPSQLKDRKTFVKSSIEPATTAFGQGFSLTPMQVAQLHSALANGGRLVTPHVVRGLFDSKGQSYWQPKLSYPRQVFSKATTQTVLNMIEKVVTDGTGKVAQVPGYRIGGKTGTAQKANPYGGYLENAKITSFVGVFPLDAPRYVVVSVVDEPQGGDAFGSTVAAPIVKTMIEALITLDKIPPSAAIPRPTPSPEEEEN; translated from the coding sequence ATGGGCACCTATCCGCGTTCTTTGCGCCCTCATCGTATTCGTTATCTGTCGATCGTGGGAAAAACGCTCCGACGAAATATTCTGATGTCGCGAGCAGAGCCTTCTAGTTTCAGACTGTTGCTGGTTTGGGGCATTTTAATTGTTGGAACGGTAGGATTAGCACTTAACCTATTCAGACTTCAGATTGGTCAGGGAGCTGACTTGAAGGAGCGGGCAAAGGCACAGCAAATGATGACTGTGCGGCCCCTGGTTCCCCGACGACAGGTACTTGATCGGGTGGGCACCATTTTAGCGATGGATCGTCCAGTTTTTACGCTGTTTGCTCACCCAAAGCTGTTTCAGGAACCGAAGCAAGCGATCGCTGACAAACTGGCTCCTGTTTTGAACGTCACTCCGGCATCGTTGGTGCAGAAGTTTGATCAGGGCGAGTCGGGGATTCGCGTTCAAAATTCCATCTCTGAAAATGTCTCTGACCGGATCACCAACCTGCGCATCGACGGGTTGGAATTAATTCAAGCTCAGCAGCGCTATTATCCCCAGCAAGACGTTACTGCCGATGTGGTTGGCTACGTCAATGATGACCACAAAGGACAGGCAGGGGTGGAGTTGAGCCAGCAGAAAATTTTGGAGCGACGAACCCAGGATGTCGTCATGAGACAGACAGGGGACGGTTCCCTCCTGCCGGATCAGGTGCCCCCAGGGTTTTTGAATATTGATGATTATCAGTTACGGTTGACCATTGATACCCGGCTTCAGCGCATCGCCCAGGCTGCCCTGCGCCAACAAATTAAGGCATTCAATGCGAAGCGAGGCGTCGTCATCGTCATGGATGCGCGCGATGGCTCACTGCTGACGCTCGTATCCGACCCATCCTACGACCCCAACCAGTACTTTAAATATCCTCTGGATCGCTTCAAAAATTGGGCAGTGACGGATCTTTATGAACCGGGATCAACGTTTAAACCCCTGAATGTGGCGATCGCCCTGGAAACCAAATCAGTTCAGCCAAACAGTGTTTTTAACGACGAAGGGCGGATTTTTATTGGCGGGTGGCCGATCGAAGACTTTGACTTTTCCTCCACCGGTGGCAGAGGTCCGCTCCCCATTGCTGACATTCTGAAATACTCCAGCAACGTGGGGATGGTTCACATTGTGCAGCAGATGAAACCTTCCCTTTACTACGATTGGTTGAGACGCCTGGGGTTAGGGGAAGTAACCGGGGTTGACTTGCCCTCTGAGGTTCCCAGTCAATTAAAAGACCGCAAGACATTCGTTAAATCAAGCATTGAACCCGCCACAACTGCTTTTGGACAGGGGTTTTCGCTCACACCCATGCAAGTTGCCCAGTTGCACTCTGCCCTGGCAAATGGAGGCAGGCTTGTCACTCCCCATGTGGTGCGGGGATTATTTGACAGTAAGGGGCAATCCTACTGGCAGCCCAAACTCTCTTACCCCCGCCAGGTTTTCTCTAAAGCCACCACCCAGACCGTCCTGAACATGATTGAAAAAGTGGTCACAGATGGTACGGGTAAGGTTGCCCAGGTGCCAGGATACCGAATTGGAGGCAAGACAGGAACTGCCCAGAAAGCAAACCCCTATGGCGGTTATCTTGAAAACGCGAAGATTACAAGCTTTGTTGGGGTCTTTCCCCTCGATGCTCCTCGCTATGTCGTAGTGTCTGTGGTTGATGAACCCCAAGGAGGCGATGCCTTTGGTTCCACTGTGGCTGCACCCATTGTTAAAACGATGATAGAAGCGCTCATCACCCTGGACAAAATCCCACCCAGTGCTGCCATACCTCGTCCGACACCGAGTCCTGAAGAGGAGGAGAATTAA
- a CDS encoding DUF3288 family protein, with amino-acid sequence MAQTSENKDQQHPQWSNDRQIMNTLLAGAPTDYNLAELARLRIRYQSFPGARDIQADLDKVLKQWELTEAELFEKTRQIHSQAQVYKGRGSQREDWS; translated from the coding sequence ATGGCTCAAACCTCTGAAAACAAGGATCAGCAGCATCCCCAATGGAGCAACGATCGCCAGATTATGAATACCCTTCTGGCGGGGGCACCCACCGACTACAACCTGGCAGAACTGGCACGCCTGCGGATTCGTTACCAGAGCTTTCCCGGTGCCAGAGATATTCAGGCAGACCTGGATAAGGTACTCAAACAATGGGAACTGACTGAAGCAGAGTTGTTTGAAAAAACGCGCCAGATCCATTCCCAAGCCCAGGTCTACAAAGGTCGGGGATCACAGCGGGAAGACTGGAGTTAG
- a CDS encoding shikimate kinase: protein MDDLLKGVNLYLVGMMGSGKTTVGQLLADRLGYQFVDTDVLIERVAGQSVSQIFAEVGEAAFRKLESQVLAQLSAYTRRAIATGGGIVLNRENWGYLRHGIVVWLDVPLEQLQTRLQADTTRPLLQDTDLATKLRTLMEQRQSLYAQADVRVTCDPGETPTQVATRTIDQIRQTIKPTGGVGGRGNWESEIGNGK from the coding sequence ATGGACGATTTATTGAAGGGCGTGAATCTTTACCTGGTGGGAATGATGGGATCAGGTAAGACAACGGTGGGGCAACTGCTGGCAGATCGGTTGGGCTATCAGTTTGTAGATACGGACGTGTTAATTGAACGGGTTGCGGGCCAATCGGTTAGCCAGATCTTTGCAGAAGTTGGAGAAGCAGCGTTTCGCAAGCTTGAAAGTCAAGTTTTGGCACAGTTGTCAGCTTATACACGGCGAGCGATCGCAACCGGCGGCGGGATTGTTCTAAACCGGGAGAATTGGGGCTATCTGCGTCACGGGATCGTTGTTTGGCTAGATGTTCCCCTGGAACAGTTGCAGACCCGCTTGCAAGCCGACACCACCCGCCCCCTGCTTCAGGATACGGATCTTGCCACCAAATTGCGGACATTAATGGAGCAACGCCAGAGTCTTTACGCTCAGGCAGATGTGCGGGTAACCTGCGATCCAGGGGAAACCCCGACCCAGGTCGCAACGCGAACGATTGACCAGATTCGGCAAACGATCAAGCCAACGGGAGGGGTAGGGGGAAGGGGAAATTGGGAGTCGGAAATCGGGAATGGGAAATAG
- a CDS encoding pentapeptide repeat-containing protein, producing MGGFHIWNQFNQGARFLRSLRQQKFVRGFNLVIVCLICLGIGWGSSAPALAEDYNKEFLVGADFSGRVLTDSSFTKANLRNSNFSHADLRGVSFFGANLEAANLEGANLSSATLDTARFSTANLTNAVLEGAFAFNAKFDGAIIDGADFTDVEFRQDAQLLLCKVAKGKNPTTGRNTRDSLNCP from the coding sequence ATGGGTGGTTTTCACATCTGGAATCAATTCAACCAGGGGGCGAGGTTTCTGCGATCGCTACGTCAACAGAAGTTTGTCCGCGGCTTTAACCTGGTTATTGTTTGTCTAATCTGTTTGGGGATCGGGTGGGGAAGTTCTGCCCCTGCCCTGGCGGAGGATTACAACAAGGAATTTCTTGTTGGAGCAGACTTTTCGGGGCGGGTTCTAACCGATTCCAGCTTTACCAAAGCCAATCTCCGAAACAGTAATTTTAGCCATGCCGATTTGCGGGGAGTTAGCTTTTTTGGTGCCAACCTGGAAGCAGCGAATCTGGAAGGGGCAAATCTGAGTAGTGCAACCCTCGATACAGCCCGATTCTCAACCGCAAATTTGACGAATGCGGTTCTGGAAGGAGCTTTTGCTTTTAACGCCAAGTTTGATGGAGCAATTATCGACGGGGCAGACTTTACGGATGTAGAGTTTCGCCAGGATGCCCAGCTTCTACTTTGTAAGGTGGCAAAGGGAAAAAACCCGACAACCGGACGAAACACGCGGGATTCCTTAAATTGTCCATAA
- a CDS encoding YraN family protein, translating into MPSKPKPKSKIQNPKSPEPGALGEDLVAQWLKSEGWLILQRRWHCRWGELDLVIGQPDPKSPQHPILLAFVEVKTRSQGNWDEDGALAITTQKQEKLWKAAQFFLADHPLLAELPCRFDVALVNCQRLSSIRSSPPQRSTDPAMLIKDGYQLTLLDYIQSAFTL; encoded by the coding sequence ATGCCGTCTAAGCCAAAGCCAAAATCCAAGATTCAAAATCCCAAATCTCCGGAGCCAGGTGCTTTGGGAGAAGACCTGGTAGCGCAATGGTTGAAATCTGAGGGATGGTTAATTTTGCAGCGTCGCTGGCATTGTCGTTGGGGCGAACTGGATCTGGTCATCGGCCAACCTGACCCAAAATCTCCCCAACACCCAATTCTGTTAGCCTTTGTAGAGGTAAAAACCCGCAGTCAGGGAAATTGGGACGAGGATGGGGCATTGGCAATTACCACTCAGAAGCAGGAAAAGCTCTGGAAGGCTGCCCAATTCTTTTTGGCAGACCATCCTCTACTGGCAGAATTACCCTGCCGATTTGATGTTGCATTGGTTAACTGCCAGCGCCTATCCTCAATCCGATCGTCTCCTCCCCAGAGATCGACTGACCCGGCAATGCTGATCAAGGATGGCTATCAACTCACCCTGCTCGACTATATTCAATCCGCCTTTACACTCTGA
- a CDS encoding ABC transporter ATP-binding protein, which translates to MSETAPLLQVEDVYAGYVKDLDILQSVNFKIYPGELVAVIGPNGAGKSTLAKTIFGLLTPHQGKILFKGENIAGLKSDQIVERGMGYVPQIANVFRSLTVEENLEMGAFVRRSEALQPLKQEIFARFPKLAERRKQRAGTLSGGERQMLAMGKALMLKPNLLLLDEPSAALSPILVNSVFEQIKEINRGGTAIVLVEQNARKALEMSDRGYVLEAGPRSFRRAWN; encoded by the coding sequence ATGAGCGAAACGGCTCCCCTATTGCAAGTTGAGGATGTCTATGCTGGGTATGTCAAAGATCTGGACATCCTCCAAAGTGTGAATTTCAAGATTTACCCCGGTGAACTTGTAGCAGTGATTGGACCCAATGGAGCAGGTAAATCTACCCTGGCAAAGACAATTTTTGGCTTACTGACGCCACACCAGGGGAAAATCCTATTCAAAGGAGAAAACATTGCAGGGCTAAAGTCCGACCAAATTGTGGAGCGGGGCATGGGCTACGTGCCCCAAATTGCCAATGTTTTTCGGTCTCTAACCGTGGAAGAAAATCTGGAAATGGGGGCATTTGTCCGCCGTAGTGAAGCCCTGCAACCTTTGAAGCAGGAAATTTTTGCCCGTTTTCCAAAATTGGCAGAGCGCCGCAAGCAACGGGCGGGAACCCTTTCCGGGGGAGAGCGCCAAATGTTGGCAATGGGTAAAGCTTTAATGCTAAAGCCGAACCTGTTGCTGCTGGATGAGCCTTCTGCGGCTTTGTCTCCCATTCTTGTGAACAGTGTTTTTGAGCAAATCAAGGAAATTAATCGGGGTGGAACCGCGATCGTCCTGGTTGAACAAAATGCCCGCAAAGCCCTGGAAATGTCCGATCGGGGTTATGTTTTGGAAGCAGGACCGCGATCGTTTCGAAGGGCGTGGAATTGA
- a CDS encoding indolepyruvate ferredoxin oxidoreductase subunit alpha: MPHTIVTNTCEGVADCVDACPVACIHPGPGKNTKGTDWYWIDFSTCIDCGICLQVCPVEGAIVPEERSDLQKTPQ, from the coding sequence GTGCCCCATACGATCGTTACGAATACCTGTGAAGGCGTTGCTGATTGTGTAGACGCCTGCCCTGTTGCCTGTATCCATCCCGGTCCTGGTAAAAACACCAAAGGAACTGACTGGTACTGGATCGATTTTTCTACCTGCATTGATTGTGGCATCTGCCTCCAGGTCTGCCCTGTGGAAGGCGCGATCGTGCCTGAAGAGCGATCGGACTTACAAAAGACACCGCAATAG
- a CDS encoding ATP phosphoribosyltransferase regulatory subunit, which translates to MVYQSPAGARDLLPLDVTQKRWIEDRLQQMFHRWGYHRIITSTLERLDTLMAGGAIQRSTVIQLQSGEDEALGLRPELTASIARAAVTRMAGSAYPLRLYYNANVFRKTEDSSHNQQESYQAGVELLGAGGLVADAEILLLLMDCLNTLKLQDWTLVLGEAELTRSLLSPFPDALRDQVRWAIAHLDRITLETLPLSAELRDRALLLMDLRGCPADVLQRVANLELDISQREILNNLKSLIELLDPTPHTPALILDLSLIRTFDYYTGIVFEVVHPSNAGLQVLGQGGRYDQLLGLYHPQGQTHPGVGFSLQIEALHQVLSPTGQLPKQTSTSDWLVVPDTPQAYTAALNYAQKLRDAPHPVKVELELIGRTPAKIYDYARQRRINQIAWVKADGEAIVETVQA; encoded by the coding sequence ATGGTTTACCAATCTCCAGCGGGGGCGAGGGATTTATTGCCCCTGGATGTGACGCAAAAACGCTGGATTGAAGATCGCTTGCAGCAGATGTTTCACCGTTGGGGATATCACCGCATTATCACTTCAACGCTGGAACGGTTAGATACCTTGATGGCAGGGGGCGCAATTCAGCGATCGACGGTGATTCAGCTGCAAAGTGGCGAAGATGAGGCGTTGGGATTGCGTCCTGAACTCACCGCATCGATCGCCCGTGCTGCTGTTACCCGCATGGCAGGATCAGCCTATCCCCTGCGCCTCTATTACAACGCCAATGTTTTTCGGAAAACGGAAGACAGCAGCCACAACCAGCAGGAATCCTATCAGGCAGGGGTAGAACTGCTGGGGGCGGGGGGGCTGGTTGCCGACGCCGAAATTTTGCTGCTGTTGATGGATTGCCTCAACACGTTGAAGTTGCAGGATTGGACGCTGGTTCTGGGGGAAGCGGAACTGACCCGATCGCTCCTTTCACCTTTTCCCGATGCGCTTCGAGATCAGGTGCGGTGGGCAATTGCCCATCTCGACCGGATTACCCTGGAAACCTTGCCGCTGTCAGCCGAACTGCGCGATCGAGCATTACTCTTAATGGATCTGCGAGGCTGTCCTGCGGATGTGCTGCAACGGGTCGCCAATCTGGAACTCGATATCTCCCAGCGGGAAATCTTGAACAACCTCAAATCCCTGATCGAACTTCTAGACCCCACACCCCACACCCCCGCCCTCATCCTCGACCTCAGCCTGATTCGTACCTTCGACTACTACACCGGGATCGTGTTTGAAGTCGTTCATCCCAGTAATGCAGGGCTTCAAGTGCTGGGGCAGGGCGGGCGTTACGACCAACTGCTAGGACTCTACCATCCTCAAGGGCAGACCCATCCTGGTGTCGGCTTTTCCCTCCAAATTGAAGCCTTACATCAAGTTCTTTCTCCTACCGGGCAGTTGCCCAAACAAACCTCTACCAGCGATTGGCTAGTTGTTCCCGATACTCCCCAGGCCTATACCGCTGCCCTTAATTACGCCCAGAAATTGCGAGATGCTCCTCACCCAGTCAAAGTCGAGTTGGAGTTGATTGGGCGTACCCCTGCCAAAATCTATGACTATGCCCGTCAACGGCGCATTAATCAGATTGCCTGGGTCAAAGCGGATGGGGAAGCGATCGTTGAAACAGTGCAGGCGTGA
- a CDS encoding tetratricopeptide repeat protein, which produces MDHFYQTSLRDLASKQYDHLDQTLELTAQLSELNLVYLMRKESSGGVALDEPKKTIYTGSNIPDSTQAPSRSAAPPAANRQQSYRESLTAQYYRRAEDHANKNNFAQAILELREALQLEPNNSQCHSLMGMVYLKQNQATMAKIHFNKALQIDPQDAMALEGKQKLEQAQTAAGKAARTPAANAQKTAPKGNKPDDKSGGGLFGLFGGKKK; this is translated from the coding sequence TTGGATCATTTTTATCAAACTTCCCTCCGGGATCTGGCAAGTAAGCAGTACGACCATCTAGACCAAACCCTGGAGTTGACGGCTCAGCTCAGTGAGTTGAATCTGGTTTACCTGATGCGCAAAGAAAGCAGTGGGGGCGTAGCTCTGGATGAGCCGAAAAAGACGATTTACACCGGCAGTAATATTCCAGACTCGACCCAGGCTCCCAGTCGTTCTGCTGCTCCGCCTGCTGCCAACCGACAACAGTCCTATCGGGAAAGTTTGACTGCCCAGTACTATCGACGGGCAGAAGACCACGCCAATAAAAATAACTTTGCCCAGGCAATCCTGGAATTGCGGGAAGCCTTACAGCTTGAGCCAAACAATAGTCAATGCCATAGCTTGATGGGCATGGTTTACCTGAAACAAAATCAGGCGACGATGGCAAAAATCCATTTCAATAAGGCGTTGCAAATTGACCCCCAGGATGCAATGGCGCTGGAAGGGAAACAAAAGTTGGAGCAGGCTCAAACTGCGGCAGGCAAAGCGGCTCGTACTCCCGCCGCCAATGCTCAAAAGACGGCTCCAAAGGGAAATAAACCGGATGATAAGTCTGGGGGTGGGTTGTTTGGGTTGTTTGGTGGGAAGAAGAAGTAA
- a CDS encoding J domain-containing protein — protein MSFHIERGLFLLDFTDYHAILGVPVDAEVKDIRKRYLKIARRLHPDSFISESKEEEQRASQFLSKLVNPAWEKLSQEKDRTEYGLLLKLKGQQGLQKRGTIGDSE, from the coding sequence ATGTCTTTTCACATTGAGCGCGGGCTTTTTCTCTTAGACTTTACGGATTACCACGCCATCCTGGGAGTTCCAGTTGATGCCGAGGTCAAAGATATTCGCAAGCGATACCTCAAAATTGCTCGACGGTTGCATCCAGACAGCTTTATTTCGGAAAGCAAGGAAGAAGAGCAGCGTGCCAGCCAGTTTTTGTCGAAGCTGGTCAATCCCGCCTGGGAGAAGTTATCGCAGGAAAAAGACCGAACCGAGTATGGCTTGCTGTTGAAGCTGAAGGGGCAGCAGGGGCTTCAGAAAAGAGGAACGATCGGAGATTCTGAGTAA